One genomic region from Streptomyces sp. NBC_01304 encodes:
- a CDS encoding flavodoxin family protein, producing MKSIIVCTSVSHGNTKRVADVMGRTLDAAVVAPEQVDVAELSRYDLVGFGSGIFLGSFHAQLREFVRSLPRERRGQAFVLATSGFPEAGFQRFSRPLVRQLEVKGFDVVDTFSCRGFDTYLPFKAVGGIRKGRPDAGDLAAAHAFAEGLRERVGANGGRPAGPGH from the coding sequence ATGAAGAGCATCATCGTGTGCACGTCGGTGTCGCACGGCAACACCAAGAGGGTCGCCGACGTCATGGGCCGTACGCTCGACGCTGCCGTTGTCGCCCCCGAGCAGGTCGACGTGGCGGAGCTGTCCCGCTACGACCTCGTGGGATTCGGCTCGGGGATCTTCCTGGGGTCTTTCCACGCGCAGCTGCGGGAGTTCGTCCGCTCGCTCCCGCGGGAGCGGCGGGGCCAAGCGTTCGTGCTGGCCACCAGCGGCTTTCCCGAAGCGGGATTTCAGCGCTTCTCCCGGCCCCTGGTACGGCAGTTGGAGGTGAAGGGCTTCGACGTGGTCGACACCTTCTCGTGCCGTGGCTTCGACACCTACCTGCCGTTCAAGGCGGTCGGCGGCATCAGGAAGGGCCGGCCCGACGCCGGCGACCTGGCGGCGGCACACGCGTTCGCCGAAGGGTTGCGGGAGCGGGTCGGCGCCAACGGCGGGCGACCGGCAGGGCCGGGCCACTGA